One genomic segment of Streptomyces niveus includes these proteins:
- a CDS encoding pyridoxal-phosphate-dependent aminotransferase family protein: MTTRTGRHFLQIPGPTNVPDQVLRAMSAPTMDHRGPEFAAFTTDLLTRLGPVFGTTGPVVVFPGSGTGAWEAALVNTLSTGDRVLHVETGHFATLWQRMATELGLYVDFVPGDWRHGADPEAVAERLAADTARTVKAVCVVHNETSTGVTSRIAEIRRAMDATGHPALLLVDTISSLGSIDYRHDEWGVDVTVAGSQKGLMLPPGLSFNAVSEKALAASRTSRLRTSYWDWGPIIEANSRGFFPYTPATNLLYGLDEALRMLEAEGLPAVFARHDRHAAATRTAVHGWGLEVLCADEREHSSALTAVLVPEGVDADKVRQIILDRFDMSLGAGLGRLAGRIFRIGHLGHFNDLTLAGTLAGVQMGLRLAGVRVDPGGLTAALDVLGAE; this comes from the coding sequence GTGACCACTCGCACCGGGCGGCACTTCTTGCAGATCCCGGGCCCCACCAACGTCCCCGACCAGGTGCTCCGCGCCATGTCGGCGCCGACGATGGACCATCGAGGTCCCGAATTCGCCGCGTTCACCACGGACTTGCTCACCCGCCTCGGACCGGTCTTCGGCACCACCGGGCCCGTCGTGGTCTTCCCCGGCTCCGGCACCGGCGCCTGGGAGGCCGCGCTCGTCAACACCCTCAGCACCGGTGACCGGGTCCTGCACGTGGAGACCGGCCACTTCGCCACGCTCTGGCAGCGCATGGCCACCGAACTCGGGCTCTACGTCGACTTCGTGCCGGGCGACTGGCGGCACGGCGCCGACCCGGAGGCCGTCGCCGAGCGCTTGGCGGCCGACACCGCCCGTACGGTCAAAGCCGTCTGCGTCGTGCACAACGAGACGTCGACCGGCGTCACCAGCCGGATTGCCGAGATCAGGCGGGCGATGGACGCGACGGGACACCCGGCGCTGCTCCTCGTCGACACCATCTCCTCGCTCGGCTCGATCGACTACCGGCACGACGAATGGGGCGTCGACGTCACGGTGGCCGGCTCCCAGAAGGGGCTGATGCTGCCGCCGGGTCTGAGCTTCAACGCGGTCAGCGAGAAGGCCCTCGCCGCCTCCCGTACATCCCGGCTGCGCACCTCCTACTGGGACTGGGGGCCGATCATCGAGGCCAACAGCCGCGGCTTCTTCCCGTACACCCCCGCCACCAACCTCCTCTACGGGCTGGACGAGGCCCTGCGGATGCTTGAGGCGGAGGGACTGCCCGCGGTGTTCGCACGGCACGACCGGCATGCGGCCGCCACCCGAACAGCCGTGCACGGCTGGGGACTTGAGGTGCTGTGCGCCGACGAGCGGGAGCATTCGTCCGCGCTCACCGCGGTCCTCGTGCCCGAGGGTGTGGACGCCGACAAGGTCCGCCAGATCATCCTCGACCGGTTCGACATGTCCCTGGGCGCCGGGCTCGGCAGGCTCGCGGGGCGGATCTTCCGGATCGGCCACCTCGGGCACTTCAACGACCTGACGCTCGCGGGCACTCTCGCCGGGGTGCAGATGGGCCTTCGGCTGGCGGGCGTACGTGTGGATCCCGGCGGGCTGACAGCGGCGCTGGACGTCCTGGGCGCGGAGTGA
- a CDS encoding FAD-binding and (Fe-S)-binding domain-containing protein has product MTVTRGEGPTHDSAKNREPARDLQRDLVKDLDGEVQFDDYTRQLFSRDASMYAITPLGVAFPRHADDVAAAVAAAAAHGVPVVPRGAGTSLAGQTVGPGLVLDLSRHMNRIVELDAGSGTALVESGVVQDQLNRAASPWGLMFGPDTSTSNRATIGGMIGNNSAGSGSVRHGMTIDHVRELDVVLSDASQVRLDRVDEAERARRATRSTLEGALHRELPEIVRANATAIAEGFPAHWRRACGYRLDRLAREDSVFDLAKFVVGSEGTLAVATSALVDLVPKPSRTVIAVGHFTSVAGAIDATQDALACDPAAVELMDRTILDLSRRKIEYAALGDLLNGEPEALLFVSFSGDDEDELLGQLKRLTQLWSRHGHGYHTLRAVTPAQQSSLLKVRKAGLGLLMAASEGTRRPLAFVEDTAVDPVHLADYTRRFKEVLDRHGMTAGFYGHCSVGCLHIRPFLDLADPADVVRMRSVAVEIKDLVAEYGGVNSSEHGDGLARSEFNREIFGDALYDAMRQVKRLFDPDNVLNPGKIVDAPSMTDNLRDAALPPAEPLRTRLSFEVIGAGAGSADGTGAMRAAADRCMNIGLCRKSGSGTMCPSYMATRKEEDSTRGRAAALVKALSEPDPRAALGDERLHEVLDLCLMCKACKSECPLGVDMATLKSEALSHYHDSHGVPLRSRLFGSIRFLNRLGSATAPLSNLPGRIPLVRRLMDRTVGIAPARPLPVFVRQNLTRWFRRRKNTTHPITQGTVTYLADSFTTFTEPDIGRAAIRLLERAGWDVRLESGVCCGRSSLSKGLVDDAKNKARHLANTLSTSTEAGSPVVGCEPSCLMTLRDEHLSLLPDDPAVKDIAGRVRQVEELLVEAIDDGRLRPREDSWLAGRTLVYHGHCHQKAEVGTAATVALLSRIPGVSVVELDAGCCGMAGSFGFESEHYDVSMTVGEDRLFPAIEAEPPDTVVVATGVSCRQQIFHGTARDAWHPVQLLWEAVTSD; this is encoded by the coding sequence ATGACCGTCACCAGGGGCGAAGGCCCCACCCACGACAGCGCCAAGAACCGGGAGCCGGCCCGCGATCTCCAGCGGGACCTCGTCAAGGATCTCGACGGAGAGGTTCAATTCGACGACTACACACGGCAGTTGTTCTCCCGCGACGCGAGCATGTACGCGATCACCCCGCTCGGGGTGGCCTTCCCCCGGCACGCCGACGACGTCGCCGCGGCGGTCGCCGCCGCCGCGGCCCACGGGGTGCCGGTGGTGCCGCGCGGCGCCGGGACGAGTCTGGCCGGCCAGACCGTCGGCCCCGGCCTGGTCCTCGATCTGTCCCGGCACATGAACCGCATCGTGGAGCTGGACGCCGGCAGCGGTACGGCGCTGGTCGAGTCCGGAGTCGTACAGGACCAGCTCAACCGGGCCGCGAGCCCTTGGGGGTTGATGTTCGGCCCGGACACGTCGACCAGCAACCGGGCCACCATCGGCGGGATGATCGGCAACAACTCGGCCGGCAGCGGATCGGTGCGCCACGGCATGACCATCGACCATGTGCGCGAACTCGACGTGGTCCTCTCGGACGCGAGCCAGGTCCGGCTGGACCGCGTCGACGAGGCCGAACGCGCCCGGCGGGCCACCCGGTCCACGCTGGAGGGCGCGCTCCACCGCGAACTGCCGGAGATCGTACGGGCCAACGCGACCGCCATCGCGGAAGGCTTCCCCGCCCACTGGCGCCGGGCCTGCGGCTACCGGCTGGACCGGCTGGCGCGCGAGGACAGCGTCTTCGACCTGGCCAAATTCGTCGTCGGCTCTGAGGGGACACTGGCCGTCGCCACCAGCGCGCTGGTGGATCTGGTGCCCAAGCCGAGCCGTACGGTGATCGCCGTCGGCCACTTCACCTCCGTGGCCGGTGCGATCGACGCGACACAGGACGCGCTGGCCTGCGACCCGGCGGCCGTGGAGCTGATGGACCGTACGATCCTTGACCTGTCCCGCCGCAAGATCGAGTACGCGGCGCTCGGCGACCTGCTGAACGGAGAGCCCGAGGCCCTGCTCTTCGTCTCCTTCAGCGGTGACGACGAGGACGAACTGCTGGGGCAGTTGAAGCGGCTCACCCAACTGTGGTCCCGGCACGGACACGGCTACCACACCCTGCGAGCGGTCACCCCGGCCCAGCAGTCGTCGCTGCTGAAGGTCCGCAAGGCCGGTCTCGGTCTGCTGATGGCGGCCAGTGAGGGCACCCGGCGACCGCTGGCGTTCGTCGAGGACACCGCGGTCGACCCCGTCCATCTCGCCGACTACACACGCCGGTTCAAGGAAGTCCTCGACCGGCACGGGATGACGGCCGGTTTCTACGGCCACTGCTCGGTCGGCTGTCTGCACATCCGGCCCTTTCTCGACCTCGCCGACCCGGCGGACGTGGTGCGGATGCGCAGCGTCGCCGTCGAGATCAAGGATCTGGTCGCCGAGTACGGCGGAGTGAACTCCAGCGAGCACGGCGACGGGCTGGCCCGGAGCGAGTTCAACCGGGAGATCTTCGGCGACGCGCTGTACGACGCGATGCGCCAGGTCAAGAGGCTCTTCGACCCGGACAACGTGCTCAACCCCGGCAAGATCGTGGACGCCCCGTCCATGACGGACAACCTGCGGGACGCGGCGCTGCCGCCCGCCGAACCCCTGCGCACGCGGCTCTCCTTCGAAGTCATCGGCGCGGGAGCGGGCTCCGCCGACGGCACGGGCGCCATGCGCGCGGCGGCGGACCGGTGCATGAACATCGGCCTGTGCCGCAAGTCCGGCAGCGGCACCATGTGCCCCTCGTACATGGCCACCCGCAAGGAGGAGGACTCCACCCGTGGCCGGGCCGCCGCCCTGGTCAAGGCGCTGTCCGAACCGGACCCGCGCGCCGCGCTCGGGGACGAGCGGCTGCACGAGGTCCTCGATCTGTGTCTGATGTGCAAGGCGTGCAAGAGCGAATGCCCGCTCGGCGTCGACATGGCCACCCTCAAGAGCGAAGCCCTCTCGCATTACCACGACAGCCACGGAGTGCCGCTGCGCTCCCGGCTGTTCGGGTCGATCCGGTTCCTGAACCGGCTGGGCTCGGCGACCGCGCCGCTGTCCAACCTGCCGGGGCGCATCCCCCTGGTGCGCCGGCTGATGGACCGTACGGTGGGTATCGCCCCGGCGCGACCGCTGCCGGTCTTCGTACGGCAGAACCTGACGCGCTGGTTCCGGCGCCGTAAGAACACCACCCATCCCATCACCCAGGGCACGGTCACCTATCTCGCCGACTCCTTCACCACGTTCACCGAGCCGGACATCGGCCGGGCGGCCATCCGGCTTCTGGAGCGGGCCGGTTGGGACGTCCGGCTGGAGAGCGGCGTCTGCTGCGGCCGGTCCAGCCTCTCCAAGGGCCTGGTGGACGACGCGAAGAACAAGGCCCGCCATCTCGCCAACACCCTGAGCACGTCGACCGAGGCGGGCTCGCCGGTCGTGGGCTGCGAGCCCTCGTGTCTGATGACCCTGCGCGACGAGCATCTGTCCCTGCTGCCGGACGACCCCGCGGTCAAGGACATCGCCGGGAGGGTCCGCCAGGTCGAGGAGTTGCTGGTCGAGGCGATCGACGACGGGCGGCTGCGACCGCGCGAGGACTCCTGGCTCGCCGGGCGCACGCTCGTCTACCACGGCCACTGCCACCAGAAGGCGGAGGTGGGCACGGCCGCGACGGTCGCGCTGCTGAGCCGTATACCGGGCGTGTCGGTGGTCGAACTCGACGCCGGCTGCTGCGGGATGGCGGGGTCCTTCGGCTTCGAGTCCGAGCACTACGACGTGTCGATGACGGTCGGCGAGGACCGGCTCTTCCCGGCGATCGAGGCCGAGCCGCCGGACACGGTCGTGGTCGCCACCGGGGTCTCCTGCCGGCAGCAGATCTTCCACGGCACCGCGCGCGACGCGTGGCACCCGGTCCAACTGCTGTGGGAGGCTGTCACGTCGGACTGA
- a CDS encoding alkene reductase, translated as MTTLFTSYQLGGLTLPNRVVMAPMTRVRAAAGGLATPSMAAYYAQRATAGLIVSEGVQPNAIGQSNPSTPGLHTDAQVAAWRPVTAAVHTNGGRIFAQLMHGGRVSHPDTIGERPVGPSAVPAVGDVFTPTGPQPAPMPRALESAEVPEQALSYARAARRAVDAGFDGVELHGANGYLISQFLSSNANLRTDGYGGPVANRIRFAVEAVAATAEAIGGHRTGIRLSPGATFWGVEESDVPEMYTALLTELARLDLAYIHIEATTDEDVLIALRKAWPGTLVMNPVYPMGPKQTGKDEADHWLGLGADLVSFGRAFIANPDLVERLRGGLPIAPVDEATFYQGGDQGYLTYSPHAYAA; from the coding sequence GTGACGACCCTGTTCACCAGTTACCAGCTCGGTGGCCTCACACTGCCCAACCGTGTGGTCATGGCGCCGATGACCCGGGTCCGGGCCGCCGCCGGCGGACTGGCGACGCCGTCGATGGCGGCCTACTACGCCCAGCGGGCCACGGCCGGGCTGATCGTGAGCGAAGGGGTGCAGCCGAACGCGATCGGGCAGTCCAACCCGAGTACGCCCGGACTCCACACCGACGCGCAGGTCGCCGCCTGGCGCCCCGTCACCGCCGCCGTGCACACCAACGGCGGACGGATCTTCGCCCAGCTCATGCACGGCGGCCGGGTCTCGCACCCCGACACCATCGGTGAGCGGCCGGTCGGGCCGTCCGCCGTGCCCGCCGTCGGTGACGTGTTCACCCCGACCGGGCCCCAACCGGCGCCGATGCCCCGCGCACTGGAGAGCGCCGAGGTGCCCGAGCAGGCGCTGTCGTACGCGCGGGCCGCCCGCCGCGCCGTTGACGCCGGCTTCGACGGGGTCGAACTGCACGGCGCCAACGGCTATCTGATCTCGCAGTTCCTCTCCTCCAACGCCAATCTGCGCACGGACGGTTACGGGGGCCCGGTCGCCAACCGGATCCGGTTCGCCGTCGAGGCGGTCGCCGCCACCGCCGAGGCCATCGGCGGGCATCGGACCGGCATCCGGCTCTCACCGGGCGCCACCTTCTGGGGAGTCGAGGAGAGTGACGTCCCCGAGATGTACACCGCGCTGCTGACCGAACTGGCCCGGCTCGACCTGGCGTACATCCACATCGAGGCCACCACCGACGAAGACGTCCTGATCGCCCTGCGCAAGGCCTGGCCGGGCACCCTCGTCATGAACCCCGTGTACCCCATGGGTCCGAAGCAGACCGGAAAGGACGAAGCCGACCACTGGCTCGGGCTCGGCGCCGATCTCGTCAGCTTCGGCCGGGCCTTCATCGCCAACCCCGACCTGGTCGAACGGCTGCGCGGCGGACTGCCGATCGCCCCGGTCGACGAGGCCACTTTCTACCAGGGCGGTGACCAGGGCTATCTGACCTACTCACCCCACGCGTACGCGGCCTGA
- a CDS encoding MerR family transcriptional regulator has translation MRIGELASRAGVSVRSVRYYEEQHLVTSTRSPSGQRHYTQADVERVEFIQRLYAAGLSSRTILALLPCVDAPSEENSDAALVRMEQERDRLSAHIADLVRTREALDGLMATAREYREWLGTVDQAS, from the coding sequence GTGCGGATCGGTGAACTCGCCTCACGCGCCGGAGTCAGCGTCAGATCCGTGCGCTACTACGAGGAACAGCACCTGGTCACCAGCACCCGCAGCCCCAGCGGGCAGCGGCACTACACGCAGGCGGACGTCGAGCGGGTCGAGTTCATCCAGCGTCTGTACGCCGCGGGCCTCTCCAGCCGCACCATCCTGGCGCTGCTGCCCTGCGTCGACGCGCCCAGCGAGGAGAACTCCGACGCGGCGCTGGTACGGATGGAACAGGAACGCGACCGGCTCTCCGCGCACATCGCCGACCTCGTACGCACCAGGGAGGCGCTCGACGGGCTGATGGCCACGGCGCGGGAGTACCGGGAGTGGCTGGGAACGGTCGACCAGGCGTCCTAG
- a CDS encoding TetR/AcrR family transcriptional regulator, which yields MPDHQRADARRNHTRILAVAEEEVAAHGADASLEQIARTAGVGSATVRRHFPTRRALLEAVSRKRIEALSDRARELTGADDSRAALLEWLGDVVAYCASARGLAATLAYDGSPPDPVHENACSAALEEAGVPLLERAARDGAVAAGVTVPDLITLAVGIALATEHHPDPAARADRLFRLTVAGLSPQR from the coding sequence ATGCCCGACCACCAGCGCGCCGACGCCCGGCGCAACCACACGCGCATCCTCGCCGTGGCCGAGGAGGAGGTCGCCGCCCATGGGGCCGACGCGTCCCTGGAGCAGATCGCCCGTACCGCGGGGGTCGGCTCGGCCACCGTGCGCCGGCACTTCCCCACCCGCCGCGCCCTGCTGGAAGCGGTCTCGCGCAAACGGATCGAGGCCCTGAGCGACCGCGCCCGCGAGCTGACCGGCGCGGACGACAGCAGGGCCGCGCTGCTGGAATGGCTGGGCGACGTCGTCGCCTACTGCGCGTCCGCCCGCGGACTGGCGGCCACGCTCGCCTACGACGGGTCCCCGCCCGACCCCGTCCACGAAAACGCCTGCTCGGCGGCGCTGGAAGAGGCGGGCGTCCCGCTGCTCGAACGCGCCGCACGGGACGGCGCGGTGGCGGCGGGCGTCACCGTCCCGGACCTGATCACACTCGCCGTCGGCATCGCGCTGGCCACGGAGCACCACCCCGACCCGGCGGCCCGGGCGGACCGTCTCTTCCGGCTGACGGTGGCGGGGCTGAGCCCGCAGCGGTGA
- a CDS encoding NmrA family NAD(P)-binding protein, which produces MSTDSAPVLVTGATGRQGGATARALIAAGIPVRALVRDRATERARAVEALGAELVTGDLHDRDSVVRAAEGARAVFSVQMPAMTGDGFDFEGEVTQGVNLVEGAKAAGVRQFVHTSVTGAGQHTRAPGWAEGRWASMEPTLGAKSAIQDRVREAGFHHWTLLKPGTFMENFLPSMAFLLPRGVERGLVSVLKPETRLSLVAVDDIGRAAAAAVGAPERFDRVELELASDHLSMTEIAEVLSRVLGTHLSAPDMTEEEALAAGMPPMGATHEWMNAVPQPGRPEFARDLGIALTGFEEWARTHMRPTA; this is translated from the coding sequence ATGTCCACAGATTCCGCACCCGTCCTGGTCACGGGCGCCACCGGCAGACAGGGCGGCGCCACCGCCCGCGCACTGATCGCGGCGGGCATACCCGTCCGCGCCCTGGTGCGCGACCGGGCCACCGAACGGGCCAGGGCCGTCGAGGCGCTCGGCGCCGAACTGGTCACCGGCGATCTGCACGACCGCGACTCCGTGGTGCGGGCCGCCGAGGGCGCTCGCGCCGTCTTCTCCGTACAGATGCCGGCCATGACCGGCGACGGCTTCGACTTCGAGGGGGAGGTGACCCAGGGCGTCAACCTCGTCGAGGGCGCGAAGGCCGCCGGCGTACGGCAGTTCGTGCACACGTCGGTCACCGGAGCCGGTCAGCACACGCGGGCCCCCGGCTGGGCCGAAGGCCGCTGGGCCTCGATGGAGCCCACCCTCGGCGCCAAGAGCGCGATCCAGGACCGGGTCCGCGAGGCCGGCTTCCACCACTGGACACTGCTCAAGCCGGGCACCTTCATGGAGAACTTCCTCCCGTCCATGGCGTTCCTGCTCCCCCGCGGTGTCGAGCGCGGCCTGGTGAGCGTCCTGAAGCCGGAGACCCGGCTGTCCCTGGTGGCGGTGGACGACATCGGCAGGGCGGCGGCCGCGGCCGTCGGCGCGCCTGAGCGGTTCGACCGCGTCGAACTGGAGCTGGCGAGCGACCACCTGTCGATGACGGAGATCGCCGAGGTCCTGTCCCGCGTCCTGGGCACGCACCTGTCGGCGCCGGACATGACGGAGGAAGAGGCCCTTGCCGCCGGAATGCCGCCGATGGGCGCCACGCACGAGTGGATGAACGCGGTCCCCCAGCCGGGCCGCCCCGAGTTCGCGAGGGACCTCGGCATCGCTCTGACCGGCTTCGAGGAATGGGCGCGGACGCACATGCGCCCCACGGCCTGA
- a CDS encoding GntR family transcriptional regulator → MAQSNRQRTSRRSVYATLRRKVLTLEFPPGAALSENELAASLGVSRTPIRESLILLSEEGLVQVFPQVGSFVSRVDPAKVADAQFLREAVELASLEDLPAEPDPELVEELRHNLEEQRRPGLGLEDFFELDEAFHQGLLRLSGHGNAWATVVSAKGHLDRARRLGLYDTASSSGFADQHVDILDAVLAGDVLLARAAMRAHLRAVFDDVERIRERSPELFATDSGAVPVRRNIVVWE, encoded by the coding sequence ATGGCTCAATCGAACCGGCAGCGGACCAGTCGCCGTTCCGTCTACGCGACGCTGCGTCGCAAGGTTCTGACGCTGGAGTTTCCCCCGGGTGCGGCCCTGTCGGAGAACGAACTCGCCGCGTCCCTCGGAGTGAGCCGTACGCCGATCCGGGAGAGCCTGATCCTGCTCTCCGAGGAGGGCCTTGTGCAGGTCTTCCCGCAGGTCGGGTCCTTTGTCTCCCGCGTCGACCCGGCGAAGGTGGCGGACGCCCAATTTCTCAGGGAGGCCGTGGAGTTGGCCTCGCTCGAAGACCTCCCGGCCGAGCCGGACCCCGAACTGGTCGAGGAACTGCGCCACAACCTGGAGGAGCAGCGCCGGCCCGGTCTCGGCCTGGAGGACTTCTTCGAGCTGGACGAGGCGTTCCATCAGGGGCTGCTGCGGCTGAGTGGCCACGGCAACGCCTGGGCGACCGTCGTCTCGGCCAAGGGTCATCTCGACCGCGCGCGGCGGCTCGGCCTCTACGACACCGCCTCGTCGTCGGGCTTCGCGGACCAGCACGTCGACATCCTCGACGCGGTCCTCGCGGGCGACGTCCTCCTGGCCCGTGCCGCCATGCGCGCCCATCTGCGGGCGGTCTTCGACGACGTCGAGCGCATCAGGGAGCGCTCACCCGAACTGTTCGCCACGGACTCCGGCGCGGTCCCGGTGCGGCGCAACATCGTCGTCTGGGAGTGA
- the manD gene encoding D-mannonate dehydratase ManD yields the protein MSKIERVEVFVASPGRTFVTLRITTSDGVTGLGDATLNGRELAVASYLRDHLVPLLIGKDPARIEDMWQYLYRGAYWRRGPVTMTAIAAVDTALWDIKGKTAGLPVYELLGGRSRDGVTVYSHASGTDVPSLLDDVDRFLDLGYKAVRAQAAVPGVGGSYGVRKGKVYEPAATALPDEQPWDTEAYLRFAPTYLEAVRERFGFGFHLLHDVHHRLTPIEAARFGRSVEDSRLYWMEDPTPAENQEAFRLIRHHTTTPIAVGEVLNSIWDVQHLITEQLIDYVRTTVVHAGGITHLRRIFDLAALYQVRTGSHGATDLSPVSMAAAVHVDIAVPNFGIQEYMGHPEETAEVFRSGVTFADGMLHPSREPGLGVTYDEKAAERFPYRARYLPVARRLDGSVHDW from the coding sequence GTGAGCAAGATCGAGCGCGTAGAGGTGTTCGTCGCCTCCCCCGGGCGGACCTTCGTCACCCTGCGCATCACCACGTCGGACGGAGTCACCGGCCTCGGGGACGCCACGCTGAACGGCCGTGAACTGGCCGTCGCGAGCTATCTGCGGGACCACCTCGTCCCCCTGCTGATCGGCAAGGACCCCGCCCGTATCGAGGACATGTGGCAGTACCTGTACCGGGGTGCTTACTGGCGGCGCGGCCCGGTCACCATGACCGCGATCGCCGCCGTCGACACCGCCCTGTGGGACATCAAGGGCAAGACCGCCGGTCTGCCCGTCTACGAACTGCTCGGCGGACGCTCACGCGACGGCGTCACGGTCTACTCCCACGCCAGCGGTACGGACGTCCCGTCCCTGCTCGACGACGTCGACCGGTTCCTCGACCTCGGTTACAAGGCGGTACGCGCACAGGCCGCCGTGCCCGGTGTCGGCGGCAGCTACGGAGTCCGCAAGGGCAAGGTGTACGAACCCGCCGCGACCGCGCTGCCCGACGAGCAGCCCTGGGACACCGAGGCGTATCTGCGGTTCGCGCCGACCTACCTGGAGGCCGTCCGCGAACGTTTCGGCTTCGGCTTCCATCTGCTCCACGACGTGCACCACCGGCTCACCCCCATCGAGGCGGCCCGCTTCGGCAGGAGCGTCGAGGACAGCCGGTTGTACTGGATGGAGGACCCGACGCCCGCCGAGAACCAGGAGGCGTTCCGGCTCATCCGCCACCACACGACCACGCCGATCGCGGTGGGAGAGGTGCTGAACTCGATCTGGGACGTACAGCACCTGATCACCGAGCAGCTCATCGACTACGTACGCACCACCGTCGTCCACGCCGGCGGCATCACCCATCTGCGCCGTATCTTCGACCTGGCCGCCCTCTACCAGGTACGGACCGGCTCCCACGGGGCTACGGACCTCTCCCCCGTCTCCATGGCCGCCGCGGTGCATGTGGACATCGCCGTACCGAACTTCGGCATCCAGGAGTACATGGGGCACCCCGAGGAGACCGCCGAGGTCTTCCGCAGCGGCGTGACCTTCGCGGACGGCATGCTGCACCCGTCGCGGGAGCCCGGTCTCGGGGTCACGTACGACGAGAAGGCGGCGGAGCGCTTCCCGTACCGGGCCCGCTATCTGCCGGTCGCGCGACGTCTCGACGGGTCGGTGCACGACTGGTGA
- a CDS encoding mannitol dehydrogenase family protein, whose product MTPTSPMPPTSTSIPTPPTPMDPPPLGRATLGRIAPGLRPAVDPRELRPRVVHFGLGAFHRAHQAVYTERASALSGEPWGIVAVAPRSLSVVTAMRAQDCLYSLTERRPEGPATRVIGSVTEALGMRQDAARIDALLASPEVTVLTSTITEKGHHRRPGSGELDTLAPEIAADLAARETGGLTTVVGRIAAGLALRMRSGGAPVTLLSCDNMADNGSALATVVRGFVEASSWPDRWAVLDWMTASVTFPSTVVDRIVPATTDPDRHTADAALGVRDSVPVVGEPYRQWVLDDSFAGPRPPWELDGALFVPDVVPYQLTKLRLLNGAHSALAYLGAAAGCGTVADALATDWGERLVRAFCAEVGPTLPAGGPDPMAYADDLVERFRNPAVRHLLQQIGSDGSLKIPERWFGALRTLRASPSPTPVLELALAAWANATRAAEDGGPLFGTTDPAAADLANCWQGSPSPHDTVRRLLHVVGAVDLAEDDDLVSGIAARIPATRAGHIDL is encoded by the coding sequence ATGACCCCGACCTCGCCCATGCCCCCGACCTCGACCTCGATCCCGACCCCGCCCACGCCCATGGATCCACCGCCGCTGGGTCGTGCCACGCTCGGCCGGATCGCGCCCGGACTGCGCCCGGCCGTCGATCCCCGTGAACTCCGCCCCCGTGTCGTCCACTTCGGGCTGGGGGCCTTCCACCGGGCGCATCAGGCCGTCTACACCGAGCGCGCCTCGGCCCTCTCCGGCGAACCGTGGGGCATCGTCGCCGTCGCCCCTCGCTCGCTGTCCGTGGTGACGGCGATGCGCGCGCAGGACTGTCTGTACTCGCTGACCGAACGCCGCCCCGAGGGACCCGCCACCCGGGTGATCGGCTCGGTCACCGAAGCTCTCGGCATGCGTCAGGACGCCGCACGGATCGACGCCCTGCTCGCCTCCCCGGAGGTCACCGTACTGACGTCGACCATCACCGAGAAGGGCCACCACCGGCGGCCCGGCAGCGGCGAACTCGACACCCTGGCACCGGAGATCGCCGCGGATCTGGCGGCGCGGGAGACCGGCGGCCTCACCACGGTCGTCGGGCGGATCGCCGCCGGACTCGCCCTGCGGATGCGCTCCGGCGGAGCCCCGGTCACCCTCCTGTCCTGCGACAACATGGCAGACAACGGCTCCGCGCTCGCGACGGTCGTCCGAGGCTTCGTCGAAGCGTCTTCCTGGCCCGACCGGTGGGCCGTACTCGACTGGATGACGGCCTCGGTCACCTTTCCCTCGACCGTCGTCGACCGCATCGTGCCCGCGACGACGGACCCGGACCGGCACACCGCCGACGCGGCGCTCGGCGTGCGCGACAGCGTGCCCGTCGTCGGCGAGCCGTACCGGCAGTGGGTCCTCGATGACTCCTTCGCCGGTCCGCGACCGCCGTGGGAACTGGACGGCGCGCTGTTCGTCCCCGATGTCGTCCCCTACCAGCTCACGAAGTTGCGGCTGCTCAACGGAGCCCACTCCGCCCTCGCGTATCTCGGCGCGGCGGCCGGATGCGGGACCGTCGCCGACGCCCTGGCGACCGACTGGGGCGAACGGCTCGTACGGGCCTTCTGCGCGGAGGTCGGACCGACACTGCCCGCAGGCGGGCCCGATCCCATGGCCTACGCGGACGATCTCGTCGAGCGGTTCCGGAACCCCGCCGTCCGGCATCTGCTCCAACAGATCGGCTCCGACGGGTCGTTGAAGATTCCCGAGCGATGGTTCGGCGCCCTGCGGACACTGCGCGCGTCCCCTTCGCCCACCCCGGTCCTCGAACTCGCCCTGGCCGCATGGGCGAACGCCACCCGCGCCGCCGAGGACGGCGGCCCGCTGTTCGGTACGACGGACCCCGCCGCGGCGGACCTGGCCAACTGCTGGCAGGGCTCGCCGAGTCCGCACGACACCGTCCGACGGCTGCTCCACGTCGTCGGCGCGGTGGACCTGGCCGAGGACGACGACCTCGTCTCCGGCATCGCCGCCCGCATCCCCGCAACGCGCGCCGGCCACATCGATCTCTGA